One Pseudochaenichthys georgianus chromosome 7, fPseGeo1.2, whole genome shotgun sequence DNA segment encodes these proteins:
- the rarga gene encoding LOW QUALITY PROTEIN: retinoic acid receptor gamma-A (The sequence of the model RefSeq protein was modified relative to this genomic sequence to represent the inferred CDS: deleted 1 base in 1 codon) — protein sequence MATNREQQVGHMTGFPPAVYPFAFNSMRSHSPFDLLANSSLFGRFGADLPKEMAALSVETQSTSSEEMLPSSPSPPPPPRVYKPCFVCQDKSSGYHYGVSSCEGCKGFFRRSIQKNMVYTCHRDKNCQINKVTRNRCQYCRLQKCFEVGMSKEAVRNDRNKKKKDVKEELVLPESYELSGELEELVNKVSKAHQETFPSLIQLGKYHTNSSSDTRVQLDLGLWDKFSELSTKCIIKIVEFAKRLPGFTTLTIADQITLLKSACLEILMLRICTRYTPEQDTMTFSDGLTLNRTQMHNAGFGPLTDLVFAFAGQLLPLEMDDTETGLLSAICLICGDRMDLEEPQKVDKLQEPLLEALKIYARRRRPNKLHMFPRMLMKITDLRGISTKGAERAITLKMEIPGPMPPLIREMLENPEAFEDQTEGKESPPPPSSATTTSPPAQVKQEVEDEDDSWATENGSEPSPEEEDEDNDDDEDRDRGSDSDGEPWGVLDAIDGARKGLVGRAQ from the exons ATGGCTACCAATAGGGAACAGCAGGTGGGTCACATGACTGGCTTCCCACCTGCTGTCTACCCCTTTGCCTTCAACTCCATGAGGAGCCACTCCCCTTTCGACCTGCTGGCCAACAGCAGCCTGTTTGGGAGATTCGGTGCTGACCTGCCTAAAGAGATGGCCGCTCTCT CGGTGGAGACCCAGAGCACCAGCTCAGAGGAGATGTTACCCAGTTctccatctccacctcccccaccTCGTGTCTACAAGCCCTGCTTTGTGTGCCAGGACAAGTCCTCGGGGTACCACTACGGGGTCAGCTCCTGTGAGGGCTGCAAG GGTTTCTTTCGCCGCAGTATCCAGAAGAACATGGTGTACACCTGCCACCGAGACAAGAACTGTCAGATTAACAAGGTCACTCGCAACCGCTGCCAGTACTGCAGGCTGCAGAAGTGCTTTGAGGTCGGCATGTCCAAGGAAG cggTGCGTAATGACAGaaacaagaagaagaaggatgTGAAGGAGGAGTTGGTGCTTCCAGAGAGCTATGAGCTAAGTGGAGAGCTAGAGGAGTTGGTCAATAAAGTCAGCAAAGCTCACCAAGAAACCTTCCCGTCACTTATCCAATTGGGCAAATACCACACC aaCTCTAGCTCAGACACCCGTGTCCAGCTGGATCTGGGTTTATGGGACAAGTTCAGTGAGCTCTCCACCAAATGCATCATCAAGATTGTGGAATTCGCCAAACGTCTGCCGGGTTTCACCACCCTCACCATCGCTGACCAGATCACTCTACTGAAGTCGGCCTGCCTGGAAATATTG ATGTTGAGAATCTGCACACGCTACACCCCAGAACAGGACACTATGACCTTCTCAGATGGCCTGACTCTGAACCGGACCCAGATGCACAACGCTGGCTTCGGACCTCTCACAGACCTGGTGTTTGCCTTCGCTGGCCAGCTTCTACCCCTGGAGATGGACGACACAGAGACCGGCCTCCTCAGCGCCATCTGCCTCATCTGTGGAG ACCGTATGGATCTAGAGGAGCCACAGAAAGTAGATAAGCTGCAAGAGCCTCTACTTGAAGCTCTGAAGATCTACGCCCGGCGCCGTCGCCCCAACAAACTCCACATGTTCCCCCGCATGCTGATGAAGATCACCGACCTCAGGGGCATCAGCACTAAGG GTGCAGAGAGAGCCATCACTCTGAAGATGGAGATCCCAGGGCCAATGCCTCCTCTGATCAGGGAGATGCTGGAGAACCCAGAGGCTTTTGAAGACCAAACAGAGGGCAAAGAGAGcccgccccccccctcctccgccACCACCACCTCC CCGCCCGCCCAGGTGAAGCAGGAGGTCGAGGATGAGGACGACAGCTGGGCCACAGAGAACGGCAGCGAGCCATCGCCGGAGGAGGAAGACGAAGACAATGATGACGATGAAGATCGAGACAGGGGCTCGGACAGTGATGGGGAGCCCTGGGGGGTTCTGGATGCCATCGATGGGGCGAGGAAAGGCCTTGTTGGGAGGGCGCAGTGA